The genomic region CAAAGGATTTTAATACACTTGCACCAGTACTTATCTTCTGGTAACGGATTCCACAGTTAAGGGAGGAACTGCAGCTTTAGAAAGACTTGTCTTACAGATCCAGAGGGAGTGAAGATCCTGATTAagatgttttgttgttttaaaaagggatttgggggcggggggggggaggggggctgagggaagaggaaggagaagtAACCAAATTTCTACATGCCCCATAGGCAAGAAGATCCCAGTCTGTGTTTTGGAGGAACAGTTTGAAAGTCTGGTTTCCCTCATTTTACTTCCTGTGCTTATCCATTTTATCAATGTTTTTGTTGGTTTCTGCAGGACTTTGGTCGCCAGTGTTCATATATGTTTTGTCTGCTATTTTTAATGCTTCATTTAGGTAGTTCTGGACGGAGGTCATGGCAGCACAGATGGCAGCACTCCCAAAGCCATGTGTGATCAGGCTAAAATGAGTCAAACAGCCCTGGATGCCAGGGTCCAAGATTGGACTAGGTCTAGTGTTTCCAAGAGGAGTTCTATCCTGAGTGAGGAGGTCTGTGAATTCCTTACATATCTGCCTGAAAAACACAAAAGGGTTCATACTTTATGCCGGAAAGTGCAAGGCACTCTGTGAGAGGATTTAGCACTaagaaaagcagcagaaagaTACAGAATCCTTTAAATTGAAATAACCAGCGATTCAGACTGTGTAGCAATCACAAAGGGATTTCAGAACTCAATTACACTCTATTACACCTACATCACTACAAGGATATTCTTCagtctaattatagaataaagcCTGTTTTTTAGGGTCAGTTTTGGACAAGCTTTATATACATACACGTGTACACACACTTTCCAAAGGATAATCTTTTCTGCTTTGGTGTCTAGCTGGTTCTGCTTCAATcgctctatttattttttttttttaaatcaatttaggGATAGTGTCCGTGAGAACTTCCACAGATGCACTTAAGTGATTTACAATGGATAAAGCAGCTGAACTGGGGCATTTAATTTACCCTCTTCATCAGAAACGTAGgcgcccaatcctgcaaacacttatgcacgtaACAATACAACTTAACAATACACATGAATGTTCAATGGGCCGACTCAAGCACATAAAGTTACTCGCATGCATaaatgcttgcaggatcaggggcctaagtttcagatgtatttttaaGTTGCTTTGCTCATTTCACGTACACTGAGTGAACTTCACTGATTCAGCAGGATATACAACGTGatgccctttaaaaacaaacagacaaaaaaaaacccgTCTAATTGCAGAGTACAAAAATAGTAGTCCTTACATTATCGGATATGGAGTGCTGTATTTAAGAGGTATTacgggactgatccaaagcccactgaagtcaatgtggttCTCTCTTGACACCAGTGGGTTTTCATTAGATCCTAGATCCCTGCTGTACAATATTAAAATTAGCCAGATGTAAAAATTCTATAGAAAAGATCTCCTTTCTGTTTTAGTCGGTAGAGATTTAGTGTCATTTCTATAGACCATGTAGGTTTCAACTCCAATAAATTGTAAAGGACTATACCATAAGGGTTTATGCTGACTTCGGTATTACCGATTCACATGGACctttggagggcgggggggaggaggggttggtttttattaaaagcaaaaatcAAATAGTATTTTACAGAATCGCACATTCTTCCAGTAACcccaaaagcattttttttcccctttggcccTCCATACTTACTTTGCAGCAAGAAGCATATTTTTCCTGTTAGCCATCTCATTACGACCCAAGTGTGGTCTGGTTAAATATTCAGCCACTGCTTTGGAAGGAAACTCTGTCTCACATACATAACCAAAGTCACGAGCAAGATGTACAGCTTCACCTGGGGTGGGGACATGTGATAAGGTGAATGTTTTAGATCCTATAATTAGACCTTCACTGTTAGAAGATAAGAGAAATATGGGCAAAAACTTTAATTCTCAGAATATACCCCCCACTTTTGAAAGAGCCATTGCTAGTATGATCTTCCCCATACTGTTTGTTATTTCCTAATTAATAGATCATCTGAATTTGAGGAAGAGACACTGAGAAAAACCTGCATAACAGGTGCTACAAAAAATAATTGTTCTGGTTCCCTTTGTATCAGAGGACAATATATGGGTCTCTGTATCTAGCTATGTAGCATAGGTACAGATAGAATTTCACCTTAAAAGGATTAAAGGGCATATATTCTTATCATGATCACACATGGCAACTGATCTCCATTTGTCGGTAAAATTTTGAAGTTAAATAGATTTTGCACACTTGTGCAACTTATCAGATGATAGCTTTAATTAACTACTAAACAGTAGCCCGTCTCTATTATTGTATTAAAACTATCTATTCAAACAAAAACCCTGAATTTTATTGTGAACTATAGGTTAGCTGTAGCATGTGTGTAATACACAGACACACCAATGTATTACAcaagctttctctctcttttgttggtCTTCCAATTCTACCTTCCTATGAGGATTTAATAAAGTAAAAGTTAGAACAATATTTTGAGATaatgtagatttaaaaaacctgacAGTGATATTTTCAAAGTATTGTTCACACTTAAATTGCTGCTTCCATTTCCATTAACTATAGCAATAACAAGAAGATGCGTTTTTAAAAGGCCCAGCTAAATTAATACAGGGACCACATAACATGTTGCAAATTAAATGAGCTCCAGTTTCCTATCAGGAAGTCAAAAGCTGTAAATCTCACTTTATATGCATGTTTATTAGGAAAGCTTCTGAGGATGTGATTGAGGTAGGGCCAGTTACTGGAGTCTGCTGCTCCACTGCTTTTAAGCCTCCCCATAGGAAGTCAAACTCACTAACATATAAGACCTCAAAATTGGAAAagcttccgcctcctcccccccaactATCCCTTCTCTACATATGCCAGAGACTAAACAAGCTAGATCCCACTGGGGACTTTGGAACTGCTTGGTATAAAGGAGTTGCTCTCACACCTGTCAATTTCACTACAGTATGGAAATAACTATGTAGAATTCCTTAGTTTACACAGAATGGCTTCCGTGAATAAAAACTGAAGTTAATGCAATGGTTCAGCTCACTAGTCACAGTTCAGATATGATCAAGTTGAAAAATAACAGAATAATAGAATATAGTCAGATATCCCCATTTGATCTGAAGGATGGCATGAACAATTAGAGTTGAGGAGGGGATAAaccaaaaaataattgcatttatAGTAGCATTGGGAGGGCTAACAGGCAGCAGAGTTTGTTAATGGTCtgtaacttgtttttaaaatagctctGTCTGTCTATCCTTTTTTGATCAGCATCCTGTCAGTGTTTGGATTACAGTTTATAAGCCTTATACAGAAAAGccgttttattaatttttaaaaaccatcaaaaacagcccctccacacacacacacacacacacagaggactgACCTTCCACCAAagatgtcaataatgtcacattTGCAGCTTTCCTTCTACCAGCTGGAAGATTCAAGCCAATTTTATCCAGTTTCTCCCTTAATGATCTGCCACCATTTTTAGATTTGGCTCTGTAAgtagacagagggagagagatgtgacCTAATTTAGCTTCAAGGGGACAtacttattattttaaaagatgggAAATTGAGTTACTGACATTTAATGAGGTTCTTTTGGAGGAAGGAGAATAAAAAGCTGATTCTCTGTTTTTCAATGACCTACTTTTTTAAGGCTCTGCCACAAACCCCTCAGTGTAAAAAACACATCAGAAACCAAATCAAATATGTTTTGCCTTTAAGTTTATACCATAATAAAAACATAGCTATAATAATGGGACGTAATATGAATTAAACGGTTTGCAAAAATAAGAAGAGGGGGAAATGTCTTATAAGACCACAAGATAGTAACCAAGACACTTCCACAGGGAGATGATTTgtcactgaaaaaagaaaattctcCTTGTGCAGTTCCAGCGATGGAATCAGATTTTAACAGGGAATGAGAATTTGTTGTGAGAACTGTTATAGCACTTCACTTTGGGAAGTGCCAGAGGTGCAAAGGAGTTTTATTTCCAAAGCCTATTAGAATTcagtgttattttttttaagttttataaaatgctttagaCACCAGTTATTCAGTTCTGTTTTATACAATGCTTGCAAAAAGGAACAACAAAAGACAGGATTACCAAAGTCATGGGGATAGGAGGGAGAAGGGTAGCCTACCTACCTTCTGAGTACTCCTCCTAGCAAGGAGGCATTTAGACATTCTGGAGGCGAGAGCCTTCTCTGAACCTCTGCTACTGTTACTTTATATTTAGATGTGGAACTCAGCAGAGAAAGTCTCCCCGGAACAGAACAAAACACTTCATTGGGGTTTATCACCACTCCAATTAATCCATCCTTCTGGCAGGGGAGACTCAGGGAGCTGTTTTTTGTTAATGAAATGGGACCTGTGGGAGCCAGGTGGAAAAGCAggtatttgatttaaaaaaaaaaaaaagagagagagagagagagagagagagagaggaaattacAAGTCTAACACAAAACTAATGTTTAGCTCCATTTAAACATCCACCACTGGATCTTGTCCTGAGTAACTGATCCAACAATGCCACAGTTAGCCTCAGTACCACTAATAATGGACTGTGGCTAGTTTTGTTGTCACAGTAAATTTCAAGAGTTGCTACATTCAATTAAGAATATAACTTATTTTCCTTAAATGTGCAGTCAAAACTCAGCATGCACCAGGGACATAATATCCTGGAAGTTAGCAAGTTCAGGCTTATAAAAATGAGCATCAGGGCTGTAAAGCATGTACAATGGTAGAGCAGAAACTAGTATCCTTCGGCTATCGACAAAAAACTCGTTCAGActaaaggcacagagaggtctCCCGTCCTCCTTAGACCAGGGCCAAATAGGTATGATGGGAGTTAGGGGGTGCCAAGcagtactgaatttcatcttctgcCTCCAGATATGGAGTCTCTGTTCAGAGAAGTTACCTCTCTCCCTTGAATTAAATTCCAGTATATTCCTGCCACATATTTCAATATCTACAGCTGAAAACAATTAACGTCATTAGTTTTGCTTTCGGTTATCGTTACCATGAGGGGGGGCAACAGACTTTGCAAAGGGACATTAAACCTCAGTGCGAGCATATTTGTAAACCGATCATATTAATCTACCAACGAAATGTAGCCAGACGGAATCATTGCTATGGGCAACTAATGcaagaaagggttaaacagcaaGGGCTGGTCTTGTTCACTAGCAAGGAAGATTCTGAAGTGGTGTCTCTGAGAGCAGAATAGTTCTCCCATGAGCTAATTCGGCAGTCGGCAGAGTTTCTGACAAACACTTCTGCTTTCcctcaaataaatatatatttgaagtCCCACTTCAGTCTCTAGAAAAAACTTGCCTGATTTACAAAGCGCAAGTTTGTCTGCAAACAGGAAAACAAGactgtaaactgagctgagagtCCATACGCGCTTTACGCTTGTTTAAACAGCTAAAAACCATTCCAGTCCAGATAAAGTCTAACCGCTTGATAGGACCATTGAGTGCAAATGGCTCTGTGCTAGTTTAACTAATTCCTCGCTAGATTTTAAACCAAGCCCCTTCCTTTCTGTCCTTCTGCCGAAACAGCAAATGTGCCCCCGCCTCACATTCTTAGCAAAACCGGCCCCCGTGTCACTGTACGCACAAGGACTTTGGGTCGAAAATTAAATGTCAGATCTGCATTTAAATCCCGTTCCTGGATAAGTGCATTTGCTCTTTAGTTAAGACGGAAAGCAATAAAAACAACGGCATCGTTTTGCTCTGACGGCTATTAGTAGCACAAAGGTCCAGAATAAGAGATTCAGGTGTCAGCGACAGTCTGCTGGTGCCATTGATACTTAGGGTAACTCGCTTCCCATCGCAATGGAAGGTGTGCAAGGAGAGGCTTTCTTGTACTCAACAGACCAAAGGAAGCAGCGCAGTTTCCAAACTACCCCCACCATTAAATATCACCGTAGGTAAAAGCAGAGCGTTCCTCTTCAGTTAACGCCATCGCGCAACAAAAGTCAGGCTTCCTGCCTTTAGACAGATCCTCTTAAAGCAATGGTACAAATAAAGTATCAACTTGCCGCACGCGCCATCTACAAATCAAACTTCGGCTACGGACAAGGAAAAGTAAATCAGAATGCCATCGACTGACCTTTTCTAATGACTGTCTGGTCATGCATTAATAAGTGTTGATCTTCCACAttctggagagagaagggggggggggaatacagtTCCTTTAGATAAAGTGACTCTGGAGTCCATATGGATccctccaccccctgcacccactgATTCCAGCTTTTGactgatgggggggtgggggcggggggattacTTTTCCCTGCGTTAAGAAAGACATCGAAGCTAAACCGCAAAGCGGGACCATTCCCCTTAGCAGCAGCTACAAAGCCCCTCAGACACACCAGGGCACCTGGGCTCCAGGGCTGATGCTTTCTGGCCTCTCTACTCGCATCCAGCCCACTCCACCCCCAAATGGGGCTAAGATCCCCCCGTGTCCTTCACACCCACTCTAGAACGTATCCGCCGGGTTAGAGACCCTGGTTAATTGCTTTCTCTCAAGCCCTGCCGGCACTAGGCTCGCTGCTCTGACTGGGCTCGGCCACCGCAGGCCGGTGCGAGTAGCCAGGACCCCAGACGGAGCAGGCCCTGCCAGGGGACTTACCGGCACCTCCTCCATCTGGTGAGCCATCTCGTGCAGCCCCAGGTTCTCGGCGAGCGTGGAAGCGTCCAGCCCATGCCCGTGGGGCAGGAGGAGCTCGGAGCGCCTGTAGGTTTCCCTCCTGGCCCCGGCCGAGCCGCTCTCCAGCGCCGAGAGATGAGGGACAAGGCCAGGCCTGGCATGATGGACCAGGCCGGAGGGATCCTGGCTCTGCCGGCTGGGCCAGGcggcctgctgctggctgggcggCGGGGGAGGAGGCTGGTGGAGCGGGTTAATGGAGAAGGGGTCCCCGAGGTGGGAGTAGGGATCGCTGGCCTGGGAGTAAGGCAGAGGCTGGTAGGGGGGTGGGAAGTAGGGGGGCTGGAAGTCGGACGTCCCGGAATGGGAGAGCTGGGGACCCGGGCTGTACAAGTGCTGGCTGACGGCGGAGAGGTGGGGGAGCCGGGGGTTCCCATTGCTGCTCCCGTCGTGCCGGTCCTGGAGAGCAAAGGGACAGAACAGAAGCCCATTAGTGCGGGGAGGTTAGCCTCAGCCCCTGCCCATTGACAGCCAGGGGGTCCCCGCTCCCCATCGCTCGACTCTGGGTGCAGCGCCTGACTTGGGAACAGGCAGGAAATTCTGACCCTGCGGGGAATCAACGGCGGAACTCCCCGCGGCTGGAACGAGGCcagggaaccccccacccccacccccaccccacacacacacagctgcctgccccactccGCACGGCCAGGTCACATACCCTGCGCACCTTTGTAGAGGGGAATCTTGGGGCTGGAGTCACCCTCTTGGGGGAGCGGgagcaaagaaagagaagaagctCAACGTTTAGCAGTTCGCTTAGGGATCTAATTAACTCATCCCAAGTCTGGGTGGGGATAGTATGTTGAGCCGGGAATTAGAAAGAAGATTCGCTTCCTAAAATAAATTCAGACTCAAGTCTGGGGAAGGAATCTGTAAAA from Natator depressus isolate rNatDep1 chromosome 13, rNatDep2.hap1, whole genome shotgun sequence harbors:
- the TFAP2C gene encoding transcription factor AP-2 gamma isoform X1 produces the protein MLWKLADNVKYEEDCEDRHDGSSNGNPRLPHLSAVSQHLYSPGPQLSHSGTSDFQPPYFPPPYQPLPYSQASDPYSHLGDPFSINPLHQPPPPPPSQQQAAWPSRQSQDPSGLVHHARPGLVPHLSALESGSAGARRETYRRSELLLPHGHGLDASTLAENLGLHEMAHQMEEVPNVEDQHLLMHDQTVIRKGPISLTKNSSLSLPCQKDGLIGVVINPNEVFCSVPGRLSLLSSTSKYKVTVAEVQRRLSPPECLNASLLGGVLRRAKSKNGGRSLREKLDKIGLNLPAGRRKAANVTLLTSLVEGEAVHLARDFGYVCETEFPSKAVAEYLTRPHLGRNEMANRKNMLLAAKQICKEFTDLLTQDRTPLGNTRPSPILDPGIQGCLTHFSLITHGFGSAAICAAMTSVQNYLNEALKIADKTYMNTGDQSPAETNKNIDKMDKHRK
- the TFAP2C gene encoding transcription factor AP-2 gamma isoform X2 codes for the protein MALLGRLDWQDRHDGSSNGNPRLPHLSAVSQHLYSPGPQLSHSGTSDFQPPYFPPPYQPLPYSQASDPYSHLGDPFSINPLHQPPPPPPSQQQAAWPSRQSQDPSGLVHHARPGLVPHLSALESGSAGARRETYRRSELLLPHGHGLDASTLAENLGLHEMAHQMEEVPNVEDQHLLMHDQTVIRKGPISLTKNSSLSLPCQKDGLIGVVINPNEVFCSVPGRLSLLSSTSKYKVTVAEVQRRLSPPECLNASLLGGVLRRAKSKNGGRSLREKLDKIGLNLPAGRRKAANVTLLTSLVEGEAVHLARDFGYVCETEFPSKAVAEYLTRPHLGRNEMANRKNMLLAAKQICKEFTDLLTQDRTPLGNTRPSPILDPGIQGCLTHFSLITHGFGSAAICAAMTSVQNYLNEALKIADKTYMNTGDQSPAETNKNIDKMDKHRK